GCGCAAGAAGATGGGCGAACAGGCCGTCGCGCTGTCCAAGGCGGTGGGCTATTTCAGCGCGGGCACGGTCGAGCTGATCGTATCGGGCGCCGACAAGACCGGCGAGAGCTTCTACTTCCTCGAAATGAACACCCGGCTTCAGGTGGAGCATCCGGTCACCGAATGCATCACCGGGCTCGATCTGGTCGAACAGATGATCCGTGTCGCGGCGGGCGAGAAGCTCGCTTTCGGTCAGGACGATGTGAAGCTCAACGGCTGGGCGATCGAGAACCGTGTCTATGCCGAGGACCCCTATCGCGGCTTCCTGCCCTCGACCGGGCGCCTCGTCCGCTATCAGCCGCCCGCCGCGACCGAGACCGATTATTCGCATCCGTTCGAAGCGACGCCCGACCAGAAGGGTTATATCCGCGTCGATGACGGCGTCACCGAAGGTGGCGAAGTTTCGATGTTCTACGATCCGATGATCGCCAAGCTCGTCACCTGGGCGCCGACGCGGGACGAAGCCGCCGATCTTCAGATCGCGGCGCTCGACCGCTTTCGGATCGAAGGGGGCGGCAACAATATCGATTTCGTTTCGGCGATCATGCAGCATCAGCGCTTCCGCGACGGTGCGCTGACCACTGGCTTCATCGCCGAGGAATATCCCGAGGGCTTTCAGGGCGCCGCGACTTCGCCCGAACTGCTGCGCAAGCTGGCGGCAGTGGCGATGGTGGTCGATCTGGCGCAGGCGCAGCGCGCCGCGTCGATCTCCGGCCAGCTTGCCGAAGGTTCGGTCAAGCTCTCGCCCGAGCGCGTCGTGCTGATCGACGGTGAGCGTTTCGAGCTGTCGCTGGTGGGCAGCGACGGTGGTTTGCTGATCGAACATGGCGGCGACCAGCCGTACGACATTGTCGGTAACTGGCACCCCGGCCAGCCGCTCTTCGCCGCGACGATCGACAATGAACCGCTTTCGGTGGGGATCAAGCCGGTGCGCGCGGGGTGGAGGTTGACCGCGCACGGCGCGAGCCATGTCGCCAGGGTCTACAGCCCGCGCATCGCCGAGCTTTCCGAGCATATGATCGAAAAGATCCCGCCGGACATGAGCAAGTTCCTGCTCTGCCCGATGCCGGGTCTGCTGACGGCGCTGCATGTTGAAGTCGGCGACAAGGTGGAGGCGGGGCAGCCGCTTGCGGTGGTCGAGGCGATGAAGATGGAAAATATCCTGCGCGCCGAGAAGTCCGCGGTGGTGAAGGCTGCCAATTTCGCGCCGGGCGACAGCCTCGCGGTCGACGCGGCGATCCTCGAATTCGAGTGACCGTCTATACCGGCCTGATCGGGTTCGGGCTCGCAGGCTCGGCCTTTCATGCCCCCATGATTGCGGCGGCGGAGGGATTGCATCTCTCTGCCGTCGCTACCTCGCGCGCCGATGCTGTGAAGGCGGCGTGGCCGGATGCTGCCGTGACCACGCCGGAGGCATTGATCGCCGATCCGGCGATCGATTTGGTGGTGATTGCCACGCCCAATGACAGCCACGCCTCGCTGGCGCGAGCCGCGCTGGAAGCGGGCAAGCATGTCGTGGTCGACAAGCCGTTCGTTCTCGATATCAGGGATGGCGAACAAATCATTGCACTTGCTGCGGAAAAAGGATGTTTGCTTAGCGTCTATCAGAACCGGCGCTATGACGACGATTTCCTGACGCTGGCACATATGCTCGCCAACGACAGGGTGGGTGAAGTCAGCCTTTTCGAATCGCGGTGGGACAAGCTGCGCACGGCGATCAAGCCGGGATGGCGCGAACAGCCGGGCCCCGGTGCGGGCCTCCTTGCCGATCTCGGCCCGCATCTCATCGATCAGGCGCTGCGCCTGTTCGGGATGCCCGATGCGCTGACCGCCGACATCGCGATCCAGCGCCCGGAAGCGCGGGTGGACGACTATTTCGAACTGACGCTGCATTATGGCGCGATGCGCGCGATCCTGTCGGCCTCGACGCTCGTGGCCAGGCCGCGCCCGCGCTTCGCGCTGCATGGGACGGCAGGCAGCCTGTTCAGCCACGGTCTCGACCCGCAGGAGGCCAGTCTGCGCGCCGGGCTGAAGCCCGATACGCAAGGTTTCGCGCAACGTGCCGAGCACGAGGCGAGCGCGACTTTGTTTACCGGCGACGGTGACGCGATTGAAGTGCGCTATTTTCGGGGCAACTACGCCGCCTTCTATGCCGACATGGCCGATGCTATCACAAAGGGCCATGAACCGCCGGTCGATCCGGCCGATGCGCTGGCGGTGATGCGGCTGATCGCCTTGGCCCGGCAGAGCGCGAAGACGGGCGCGCGGATCGCCTGCTGATATCCCATGCGGATCGGTAGACGTCTCCTACAAGGACCATCCGCACCGTCCTTGCTTTTGGCACTTCAGGCAAGCATGGTAGCGCTATCCAAACCAAAATCCTATAGGAGAACGGCGTGACGCGAACGGCATTGGCCCTGGCATCGAGCATGATTGCATTGAGCGCGGTGCCGGCCTCGGCACAGGATTTGCGGCTCGATCCGATTTTCTCCGACAATATGGTTCTGCAGCGCGGACGCGATTTTCCGGTCTCCGGCATCGCGATGCCCGGTGCGCGCGTGACGGTTGCGCTCGATGGCGCAACGCCGGTTGTAACCCGCGCAGATGCAAACGGAGCTTGGCGCGCGATGTTGCCGGCGCACAGCGCGCGCGAAGGCGCGACGCTTGCCGTGCGTTCGGGCGACGGCATGCTGGAACTTACCAATGTCGCGATCGGCGATGTCTTCCTCTGTTCGGGGCAGTCGAACATGGAATTCACGCTGAGCCACGCGACCAATGCGAACGTCTCCGTGGCACAGAGCGCCGACCCCGACCTGCGGCTGTTCAACGTCCCGCGCCAGACGAGCACAACGCCGCAAAGCGAATTCGGGGCACCCGTCGCCTGGGAGGTCTCCGGGCCGGACAGCACGCCCGATTTCTCAGCCACCTGCTATTTCATGGGTGCGCATCTGCGCGAAACCCGGGATGTTCCGGTGGGGCTGATCGCCGCGTCCTGGGGCGGCTCGATCATTCAGGACTGGCTGAGCCGCGACGGGCTGATGAGCAACGGCGGCTATGCCGATGGGTTGGCGCTGCTGGCATTGCGCGGTCGCGATCCCGATGCCGCGCAACGGCAATGGGCCGATCAGGCCGAAAGCTATTTCGGACGCGCCACGGCAGAACTCGGGGAACCAGTGACCGCTGACGTCCACAATTTCTGGGAAGAATGGGGCGAGGACCTGCACAGCTATGACGGTACCGGTGTCTATTCGACTCGCGTCACGCTAACCGCCGATCAGGCTGCGCATGCGCGGACCATCTATCTCGGTGCAGTCGACGACATTGACCAGACGCTGGTCAACGGCACGCCGGTCGGCGCGACGATCGGTTGGAATGTCCAACGTGTCTATGATCTTCCGGCAGATGTGCTTCATGCCGGCGAAAACCGGATCGAACTGCGCGCGATCGACACCGGCGGCGGTGGCGGCATGTGGGGCGTCGCGCCGCTGCGGATCGCGCTAGACAATGGCGAGACGGTGTCGCTCGAAGGCGAGTGGCAGTTCCGCCGCGGACTTTCGACCGGCGAGGCGGGGCCGGCGCCTGCCGTTCCCTGGATCGGCGGGAATGGCCTGACGACGCTTTACAACGGCATGATCGCGCCGATCGGACGGATCCCGCTTGCGGGTATCTCCTGGTATCAGGGCGAGGCGAATGTTGCCGACGCCGAGGGCTATCGCACGCTGCTGACCTCGCTGATGGCAGACTGGCGCGCGCGGTTTTCGACCGAACGGTTCGCGGTCGTTCAGCTTGCCGACTTCGGGCGGATGCGGAGCGGGCCGGTCGAATCCGACTGGGCCGAACTACGCGAGGCGCAGCGGAGCGTGGTCGACGCCGATGATGCGGCGGGGCTGGCGGTCGCCATCGATATCGGGCAGCCGGGTGATATTCATCCCACCAACAAGCAGGATGTCGGACTGCGGCTCGCTCTGGCGATGGACGGCGCGAACAATGCGGCGTTGCCGGTTGCCACGCGACAGGGCGACAGCGTTCGGCTGACTTTCGATCGTCCGCTTCAGGTGATCGGTGACGCGCGCCCGGTGGGGTTCGAGGCGTGCGCGGCAAACGGGTGCCGCTATGTATCCGCGCGCATGGCGGCGGGGGACACCGTGGCCTTCGACGTCCGCCCCGACGAGACGCGTGTCCGCTATCTGTGGGCCGACAGCCCGATCACCAATCTCTACGACGGTGACATGCTGCCGGTCACACCGTTCGAAATGCCAATACCGCGCCGGCGTTAAAGGGGGCGCCGGCGCAGGCGGAGGAGGGGCCGAACCCCTATTCGACGGGCTTTTTAAGCCCCTCCTTCGTCCCCTCGGTGATCACCGCCGCCGTCGCCGGATAGGCGAGTTGCGCGCGGCCGCGGTTGAACAGACCGCT
This genomic interval from Sphingosinithalassobacter tenebrarum contains the following:
- a CDS encoding sialate O-acetylesterase, with amino-acid sequence MTRTALALASSMIALSAVPASAQDLRLDPIFSDNMVLQRGRDFPVSGIAMPGARVTVALDGATPVVTRADANGAWRAMLPAHSAREGATLAVRSGDGMLELTNVAIGDVFLCSGQSNMEFTLSHATNANVSVAQSADPDLRLFNVPRQTSTTPQSEFGAPVAWEVSGPDSTPDFSATCYFMGAHLRETRDVPVGLIAASWGGSIIQDWLSRDGLMSNGGYADGLALLALRGRDPDAAQRQWADQAESYFGRATAELGEPVTADVHNFWEEWGEDLHSYDGTGVYSTRVTLTADQAAHARTIYLGAVDDIDQTLVNGTPVGATIGWNVQRVYDLPADVLHAGENRIELRAIDTGGGGGMWGVAPLRIALDNGETVSLEGEWQFRRGLSTGEAGPAPAVPWIGGNGLTTLYNGMIAPIGRIPLAGISWYQGEANVADAEGYRTLLTSLMADWRARFSTERFAVVQLADFGRMRSGPVESDWAELREAQRSVVDADDAAGLAVAIDIGQPGDIHPTNKQDVGLRLALAMDGANNAALPVATRQGDSVRLTFDRPLQVIGDARPVGFEACAANGCRYVSARMAAGDTVAFDVRPDETRVRYLWADSPITNLYDGDMLPVTPFEMPIPRRR
- a CDS encoding oxidoreductase, with the protein product MTVYTGLIGFGLAGSAFHAPMIAAAEGLHLSAVATSRADAVKAAWPDAAVTTPEALIADPAIDLVVIATPNDSHASLARAALEAGKHVVVDKPFVLDIRDGEQIIALAAEKGCLLSVYQNRRYDDDFLTLAHMLANDRVGEVSLFESRWDKLRTAIKPGWREQPGPGAGLLADLGPHLIDQALRLFGMPDALTADIAIQRPEARVDDYFELTLHYGAMRAILSASTLVARPRPRFALHGTAGSLFSHGLDPQEASLRAGLKPDTQGFAQRAEHEASATLFTGDGDAIEVRYFRGNYAAFYADMADAITKGHEPPVDPADALAVMRLIALARQSAKTGARIAC
- a CDS encoding acetyl-CoA carboxylase biotin carboxylase subunit, which gives rise to MFKKILIANRGEIACRVMRTAKRMGIATVAVYSDADARAPHVLMADEAVHLGPPPASESYLIADKILEAAKATGADCIHPGYGFLSERESFARACADAGIAFVGPPPKAIAAMGDKIESKKLAKEAGVNVVPGFVGEIRDTDHAVEISNDIGYPVMMKASAGGGGKGMRLAWSEQDVREGFEATKREGLASFGDDRVFIEKFIESPRHIEIQVLGDQHGNVLYLGERECSIQRRHQKVVEEAPSPFVDEAMRKKMGEQAVALSKAVGYFSAGTVELIVSGADKTGESFYFLEMNTRLQVEHPVTECITGLDLVEQMIRVAAGEKLAFGQDDVKLNGWAIENRVYAEDPYRGFLPSTGRLVRYQPPAATETDYSHPFEATPDQKGYIRVDDGVTEGGEVSMFYDPMIAKLVTWAPTRDEAADLQIAALDRFRIEGGGNNIDFVSAIMQHQRFRDGALTTGFIAEEYPEGFQGAATSPELLRKLAAVAMVVDLAQAQRAASISGQLAEGSVKLSPERVVLIDGERFELSLVGSDGGLLIEHGGDQPYDIVGNWHPGQPLFAATIDNEPLSVGIKPVRAGWRLTAHGASHVARVYSPRIAELSEHMIEKIPPDMSKFLLCPMPGLLTALHVEVGDKVEAGQPLAVVEAMKMENILRAEKSAVVKAANFAPGDSLAVDAAILEFE